From one Formosa sediminum genomic stretch:
- a CDS encoding circularly permuted type 2 ATP-grasp protein: MKPTNLKHLFSSYDGNENLFDEIFDKKQNVRQVYQKLFDIYNDQSIEDFINLNNKAKTSFFNQGITFQVYNDAKAQEKIFPFDLFPRIIDADEWKTIEQGVIQRCKALNAFIWDVYHDKNIIKAGLVPIELISSSANYLRQMDNLDPVGGIYNHISGTDLIKHSDGKYYVLEDNIRCPSGVSYVIYNRNALKRSLFGVFNHYNIHTVTDYSENLLDILESVKPKGVDVPTCVVITPGVYNSAYFEHSYLAKTMGIELVEGRDLVVENDFVYMKTISGLKRVDVIYRRIDDTFLDPLEFRKDSAIGVPGLFSAYKNGNVTLVNAPGTGVADDKAIYTYMPEIIKFYLGETPILNNVHTYHCSRPTDLKYVLENIHNLVVKPVDEAGGYGISIGNKLTKAEIEAVKKVILQNPRKYIAQPIMSLSVHATYIEDCQSFEQRHVDLRTFTLLGQDKEFVLKGGLTRVALKKGNLIVNSSQGGGSKDTWVLKK, from the coding sequence ATGAAGCCCACTAATTTAAAGCATCTTTTTTCTTCGTATGATGGTAATGAAAATTTATTTGATGAAATTTTCGATAAAAAACAAAATGTTAGACAGGTATATCAGAAGTTATTCGATATATATAATGATCAATCTATTGAAGATTTTATCAATTTAAACAATAAGGCTAAAACATCTTTTTTTAATCAGGGAATTACATTCCAAGTTTATAATGATGCTAAAGCTCAGGAAAAAATATTTCCTTTCGATTTGTTTCCAAGGATTATTGATGCCGACGAGTGGAAAACTATAGAACAAGGGGTTATTCAGCGCTGTAAGGCTTTAAATGCGTTTATTTGGGATGTTTATCACGATAAAAATATTATCAAAGCTGGGTTGGTACCTATAGAGTTAATAAGCTCTTCTGCTAATTATTTAAGACAAATGGATAATTTAGATCCAGTTGGAGGAATTTATAATCATATTTCGGGAACAGATTTAATAAAACATTCTGATGGTAAATATTATGTGTTAGAAGATAATATTAGGTGTCCATCGGGTGTAAGTTATGTGATTTATAATCGTAATGCTTTAAAACGGTCGTTATTTGGTGTTTTTAATCATTATAATATACATACCGTAACCGATTACTCAGAAAATTTATTAGATATTTTAGAGTCTGTAAAGCCCAAAGGTGTCGATGTGCCAACTTGTGTAGTTATTACACCAGGTGTTTATAATTCTGCTTATTTTGAACATTCATATTTAGCTAAAACCATGGGGATCGAATTGGTTGAAGGGCGGGATTTAGTGGTTGAAAATGATTTTGTTTACATGAAAACCATTAGTGGTCTTAAGCGTGTAGATGTTATTTATAGACGTATAGATGATACTTTTCTGGATCCTTTAGAGTTTAGAAAAGATTCGGCCATTGGTGTTCCAGGATTATTTTCTGCATATAAAAATGGAAATGTTACCTTGGTAAATGCACCAGGTACAGGTGTTGCAGATGACAAAGCCATATATACATATATGCCTGAAATTATTAAATTTTATTTAGGTGAAACACCTATTTTAAATAATGTACATACGTATCATTGTAGTAGGCCAACAGATTTAAAATATGTATTAGAAAATATCCATAATCTAGTGGTAAAACCTGTAGATGAAGCAGGTGGTTATGGTATTTCTATAGGAAATAAACTTACTAAAGCAGAAATTGAAGCTGTTAAAAAAGTCATTCTTCAAAATCCAAGAAAATATATAGCACAACCTATCATGTCGCTTTCAGTTCATGCTACTTATATTGAAGATTGCCAGTCTTTCGAGCAACGTCACGTAGATTTAAGAACGTTTACTTTATTAGGGCAAGATAAAGAGTTTGTGTTAAAAGGAGGTTTAACACGTGTAGCTTTAAAAAAAGGTAATTTAATAGTGAATTCGTCTCAAGGAGGTGGATCAAAAGACACTTGGGTTTTAAAAAAATAA
- a CDS encoding transglutaminase-like domain-containing protein, whose product MFNYTIKYTAENSYENPVFESYWQFMVTPEKNATQELTSSTFAVSGDCPIEKSINGYNFETTRIHTKKPFNTIKFEAVFKLTKSKVDPIKVNPEFTIAEEYEAISTLDFKVDYEAYLNTTELTTLPKGECDTCIFNFETSKSVLDNVKQLNAWVYNNITFNAEEAATETPLTEVLEKKHGASSDFVHLFCALSRLNKIPARYVSGYLHQGDGFFGDSEMSAWAEVFVPNLGWVGFDPANNILADHNHVKVAHGRDYNDCAPLKQVLFAYGKKVSNHKVEVTYEQ is encoded by the coding sequence ATGTTCAATTATACAATAAAATATACTGCAGAAAACTCTTACGAAAACCCCGTGTTCGAATCGTATTGGCAGTTTATGGTTACTCCCGAAAAAAATGCAACTCAGGAGTTAACCTCGAGTACATTCGCTGTTTCAGGAGATTGTCCGATAGAAAAATCTATTAATGGATATAATTTTGAAACCACTAGAATTCATACTAAAAAACCGTTTAATACAATTAAGTTTGAGGCTGTTTTTAAATTAACTAAATCTAAAGTTGATCCAATAAAAGTAAATCCAGAGTTTACTATAGCAGAAGAATATGAGGCAATTAGTACGCTGGATTTTAAAGTGGATTACGAAGCTTATTTAAATACTACCGAACTTACCACGCTGCCAAAAGGCGAATGTGACACTTGTATATTTAATTTTGAAACCTCTAAAAGTGTTTTAGATAACGTAAAACAACTTAATGCTTGGGTGTATAATAATATTACATTTAATGCAGAAGAAGCTGCTACAGAAACACCATTAACAGAGGTTTTAGAAAAAAAACACGGCGCAAGCTCAGATTTTGTACATTTATTTTGTGCCCTTTCGCGTTTAAATAAAATTCCTGCACGTTACGTATCTGGTTATTTACACCAAGGCGATGGCTTTTTTGGAGATTCAGAAATGAGTGCTTGGGCAGAAGTGTTTGTGCCTAATCTAGGTTGGGTTGGATTTGATCCAGCTAATAATATTTTGGCAGACCATAATCATGTAAAAGTAGCACATGGAAGAGATTACAACGATTGTGCTCCGTTAAAACAAGTTTTATTTGCCTACGGTAAAAAGGTGTCTAACCATAAGGTTGAGGTAACATATGAACAATAA
- the gdhA gene encoding NADP-specific glutamate dehydrogenase, with the protein MKNQINSFIEHVKQKDGHEPEFLQAVHEVAETVIPFIENTPKYKGKKLLERMVEPERTIIFRVPWIDDEGQTQVNRGFRIEFNSAIGPYKGGLRFHPSVNLSILKFLGFEQTFKNALTTLPMGGGKGGSDFDPKGKSDNEVMRFCQSFMSELSRHIGPNTDIPAGDIGVGGREIGYLFGQYKRLRNEFTGVLTGKGIEYGGSLIRPEATGYGAVYFAKSMLATRNESFDGKTVVISGSGNVAQYACEKATEFGAKVVTLSDSSGYIYDKDGIDVEKLEFIKTLKNVKRGRISEYVDVYPSAEYFAGERPWSINCDVAMPCATQNELDANDAEKLVANQVIAVAEGANMPTTPEAIAIIQNAKLLFSPGKASNAGGVATSGLEMSQNSLRLSWTREEVDAKLQQIMDNIHASCVNYGTQEDGYIDYVKGANIAGFVKVADAMLAQGVV; encoded by the coding sequence ATGAAAAATCAAATAAATTCTTTTATTGAGCATGTAAAACAGAAAGATGGTCATGAACCAGAGTTTCTTCAGGCTGTTCACGAAGTTGCAGAAACTGTAATTCCGTTTATTGAAAACACTCCTAAATACAAAGGAAAAAAGTTATTAGAACGTATGGTTGAACCTGAACGTACTATAATATTTAGAGTCCCTTGGATTGATGATGAAGGACAAACTCAAGTAAATAGGGGGTTTAGAATAGAATTTAATTCAGCTATAGGTCCTTATAAAGGTGGTTTACGCTTTCATCCTTCGGTGAATTTAAGTATTCTTAAATTTTTAGGTTTTGAACAAACCTTTAAAAATGCTTTAACAACCTTGCCAATGGGAGGAGGAAAAGGCGGAAGCGATTTCGACCCTAAAGGTAAAAGTGATAACGAAGTAATGCGTTTTTGTCAGTCATTTATGTCTGAGTTAAGTCGCCATATTGGTCCAAATACAGATATACCAGCGGGAGATATAGGAGTTGGTGGTCGTGAGATAGGATATTTATTCGGACAGTACAAAAGATTACGTAACGAATTTACAGGTGTATTAACTGGTAAAGGAATAGAATATGGAGGTTCTTTAATTAGACCAGAGGCTACAGGTTATGGTGCGGTGTATTTTGCTAAAAGTATGCTTGCAACACGTAATGAATCTTTTGATGGAAAAACAGTAGTTATTTCTGGGTCTGGAAACGTGGCGCAATATGCTTGTGAGAAAGCTACAGAGTTTGGAGCTAAAGTTGTGACACTTTCAGATTCATCTGGGTATATCTATGATAAAGACGGGATAGATGTAGAAAAATTAGAATTTATAAAAACACTTAAAAATGTTAAGCGCGGACGTATAAGTGAATATGTAGATGTTTACCCGTCTGCGGAATATTTTGCAGGTGAAAGACCTTGGTCTATAAATTGCGATGTCGCAATGCCTTGTGCAACACAAAATGAACTAGATGCTAATGATGCTGAAAAATTAGTTGCTAATCAGGTCATTGCTGTTGCCGAAGGTGCTAATATGCCTACTACACCAGAAGCTATTGCTATTATTCAGAATGCTAAATTATTATTTTCTCCTGGTAAAGCGTCTAATGCTGGAGGCGTAGCAACGTCTGGTTTAGAAATGAGCCAGAATTCATTACGATTAAGTTGGACTAGAGAAGAGGTAGATGCTAAATTGCAACAAATTATGGATAATATACATGCATCATGTGTTAATTATGGTACGCAAGAAGATGGTTATATAGACTATGTTAAAGGGGCAAATATTGCTGGATTTGTTAAGGTTGCAGATGCAATGTTAGCTCAAGGAGTTGTGTAA
- a CDS encoding threonine aldolase family protein: protein MIIDLRSDTVTKPSTEMLEAMISANVGDDVYKEDETINALEIRIAKLFGKSHAMFFPSGTMANQTAIKIHTNPGEQIICDKYAHIYNYEGGGASFNSGVSCKLIDGTRGMFTAKEVTAAINPPDFYHSPLSTLVEIENTTNKGGGACWDIHELEKIKTVCEQHNLGYHLDGARLWNALVAKNETPEQYGALFDTISVCLSKGLGCPIGSVLIGDNIFMQKALRIRKLLGGGMRQGGFLAAAGLYAIDHNINRLAEDHKKAKELGEHLKLISQVKHVAPSETNIVIFELQDDVNSNEFILKLKLHNILISNMGQGKLRLVTHLDYTDAMHSKVLEVLKQL, encoded by the coding sequence ATGATTATAGACCTAAGAAGTGATACCGTTACTAAACCTAGCACGGAAATGCTTGAAGCTATGATATCTGCAAATGTTGGCGACGATGTATACAAAGAGGACGAAACCATAAACGCTCTGGAAATACGCATAGCAAAACTGTTTGGAAAATCGCATGCAATGTTTTTTCCTAGCGGCACTATGGCTAACCAAACGGCTATCAAAATTCATACAAATCCTGGCGAACAAATTATTTGCGATAAATATGCACATATATATAATTACGAAGGTGGTGGTGCTTCTTTTAACAGTGGCGTATCTTGCAAACTTATAGATGGAACCCGAGGTATGTTTACAGCAAAAGAGGTTACAGCAGCTATAAATCCGCCTGATTTTTACCACAGCCCCTTATCTACTCTAGTAGAAATTGAAAACACTACTAATAAAGGTGGTGGAGCGTGTTGGGATATTCACGAACTAGAAAAGATTAAAACCGTTTGCGAACAACATAATTTAGGTTATCATTTAGATGGTGCTCGTTTATGGAATGCCTTAGTTGCTAAAAATGAAACCCCAGAACAATACGGAGCTTTGTTTGATACTATATCGGTCTGCCTGAGTAAAGGACTTGGATGCCCAATTGGTTCTGTTTTAATTGGAGACAACATTTTTATGCAGAAAGCACTACGTATTAGAAAACTGCTAGGAGGCGGTATGCGACAAGGTGGTTTTTTAGCTGCTGCAGGATTATATGCAATAGACCATAATATAAACCGTTTAGCAGAAGATCACAAAAAAGCAAAAGAACTTGGTGAACACTTAAAATTAATATCACAAGTAAAGCATGTAGCGCCTTCTGAAACCAACATTGTGATTTTTGAATTACAAGATGACGTTAATAGTAATGAATTTATATTAAAACTTAAACTCCATAATATACTAATAAGTAACATGGGACAAGGTAAACTGAGATTAGTTACTCACCTTGATTATACAGACGCTATGCACAGCAAAGTGCTAGAAGTACTTAAACAACTTTAA
- a CDS encoding THC0290_0291 family protein, which translates to MLYKQRLFLILFFFSCINLFYAQTGYEIGLLVGPAQMRSDFGLREDKDTNTGNIGFGAGIMFNINPIDWGSRRDYVYDHFKLRFDLSYNKTSLQHYGKYVDPEDNSDAAQRLRNQTGEAKNFSGGIALEYYPLSLRNFFYQFFDFSPYLILGGQLTFANPDSNITDADQIYAPWGLNAINTESFYTTALNTGIGIRYKVSDYSDFLLEAKWQFFNSDWVDGLNHDLTYNKNNDSLIWVSVGYVYYLN; encoded by the coding sequence ATGCTCTATAAACAAAGGTTATTTTTAATTTTATTTTTCTTTAGTTGTATAAATTTATTTTATGCTCAAACAGGGTATGAAATAGGTTTACTGGTAGGACCAGCACAAATGCGATCGGATTTTGGACTAAGAGAGGATAAGGACACTAATACTGGTAACATTGGTTTTGGAGCTGGTATCATGTTTAATATAAACCCAATTGATTGGGGTTCTAGACGTGATTATGTTTACGACCATTTTAAACTTCGTTTCGATTTATCCTACAACAAAACTAGTTTACAGCACTACGGTAAATATGTAGATCCAGAAGATAATAGTGATGCTGCACAAAGGTTAAGAAATCAGACAGGGGAAGCTAAAAATTTTAGTGGTGGTATAGCTCTTGAATATTACCCATTAAGTTTAAGAAATTTCTTTTACCAGTTTTTTGATTTTTCTCCCTATCTTATATTAGGAGGACAGTTAACCTTTGCTAATCCAGATTCTAATATTACAGATGCAGATCAGATTTATGCCCCATGGGGATTAAATGCCATAAACACAGAATCTTTTTACACTACTGCTTTGAACACCGGTATTGGTATACGATATAAAGTTAGTGATTACTCAGATTTTTTATTAGAAGCAAAATGGCAATTTTTTAATAGTGATTGGGTAGATGGTCTAAACCACGACCTAACATATAACAAAAATAACGATTCGTTAATTTGGGTTAGTGTAGGGTATGTTTATTACTTAAACTAA
- a CDS encoding alpha-E domain-containing protein — protein MLARIANNLFWMGRYIERAEHTARFTNVNYFSSLDAPNKLSRDRQFVLKSIYEMVGEEDEDDEVLVEQDVLYNIALNPDKHYSILKCISYARENANSSRDLISNDCYETINKFYHSVINYSKDYFVTRGLHDFTSHIMHQSTILKGKIRGTMLHDEVYALIKLGINIERATQVTRILQIKYNAAEQVTLSKPKRLKKSYEWTTLLKCVDSFDINRRVYRKTPTQSTVLEFLMLNPNSPRTVLYCLNQIQEHITMLDPLKAHEKGTALFLIGKMRCEYKYKTVEDIQDDVKDFIAHTFSSLIELSEKLEDEYFYH, from the coding sequence ATGTTAGCAAGAATAGCCAATAACTTATTTTGGATGGGGCGTTATATTGAGCGTGCAGAACATACCGCGCGTTTTACAAATGTAAACTACTTTTCCTCTTTAGATGCGCCAAATAAATTATCTAGAGATCGTCAATTTGTATTAAAATCTATTTATGAGATGGTAGGAGAAGAAGATGAAGATGATGAGGTTTTAGTAGAACAAGACGTACTTTATAATATTGCTTTAAATCCAGATAAACATTATTCAATTTTAAAGTGTATCTCTTATGCTCGTGAAAATGCAAACAGTTCAAGAGATTTAATATCTAACGATTGTTACGAAACCATAAATAAATTTTATCATTCTGTAATTAACTATTCTAAAGACTACTTTGTAACCCGTGGTTTGCATGATTTTACAAGCCATATCATGCATCAATCTACAATTTTAAAAGGTAAAATTAGAGGTACAATGCTGCATGACGAAGTCTATGCACTAATAAAATTAGGAATAAATATAGAGCGTGCTACACAGGTAACACGTATTCTGCAAATAAAATATAATGCTGCAGAACAAGTAACCTTAAGTAAGCCTAAACGTTTAAAAAAGAGTTATGAGTGGACTACACTTTTAAAATGTGTAGATTCTTTTGATATTAATAGAAGGGTATATAGAAAAACGCCTACACAAAGTACTGTATTAGAGTTTTTAATGCTTAATCCTAACAGTCCAAGAACGGTACTGTATTGCTTAAATCAGATTCAAGAACATATCACGATGTTAGATCCCTTAAAGGCGCATGAAAAGGGAACAGCCTTATTTTTAATAGGTAAAATGCGATGTGAATATAAATACAAAACGGTTGAAGATATACAGGACGATGTTAAGGATTTTATAGCGCATACTTTTTCAAGCTTAATAGAATTAAGTGAAAAACTTGAAGACGAATATTTCTACCATTAA
- a CDS encoding DMT family transporter, whose translation MNKRILALLALFLVQIFYGLNYSFANDVIDGGYIKPFGFILLRLLGATTLFWIVGIFTPKQKIEKQDYLTFVAAAFFGMCLNMLSFFKGLEFTTPIHASVISTITPIVVIVLSAIYLKEKITPIKVLGIFLGFAGAIILSAYGKPIHPADNIILGNALIILNATAFSVYLIIAKRLTGKYHPLTVIKWLFLLGLIMTIPFGLQEFRAVAWHNFPPYIAFSACFVVVFATFGAYLFNILGLTQLKASTAGIFVYIQPVIAATFALIIGSDTINIVKILTAILIFTGVYLVTKKT comes from the coding sequence ATGAATAAACGTATATTAGCATTACTAGCACTTTTTTTAGTTCAAATTTTTTATGGCCTAAATTATTCCTTCGCTAATGATGTTATTGATGGTGGCTATATTAAACCTTTTGGATTTATCTTACTGCGTTTACTAGGCGCAACTACTCTTTTCTGGATTGTTGGCATTTTTACTCCAAAACAAAAAATTGAAAAGCAGGATTATTTAACTTTTGTAGCTGCTGCATTCTTTGGCATGTGCTTAAATATGTTATCCTTTTTTAAAGGCCTAGAATTTACAACACCTATACATGCATCTGTTATATCTACCATTACACCTATAGTAGTAATTGTACTTTCTGCCATTTATTTAAAAGAAAAAATAACACCCATAAAAGTACTGGGTATATTTTTAGGGTTTGCAGGAGCAATTATTTTAAGCGCATACGGTAAGCCCATTCATCCGGCAGATAATATTATTTTAGGAAATGCTCTTATAATTTTAAATGCAACGGCATTTAGTGTGTATCTCATTATCGCTAAAAGATTAACTGGAAAATACCATCCGTTAACAGTTATAAAATGGCTGTTTTTATTGGGGTTAATCATGACAATACCATTTGGATTACAAGAATTTAGAGCAGTAGCATGGCATAATTTCCCACCTTATATTGCTTTTTCAGCCTGTTTTGTTGTGGTTTTTGCAACCTTTGGAGCCTATTTATTTAATATCTTAGGTCTCACTCAATTAAAAGCTTCTACAGCCGGTATTTTTGTATATATCCAACCCGTAATTGCTGCCACTTTTGCATTAATTATTGGAAGTGACACCATAAATATTGTAAAAATACTAACTGCTATTTTAATTTTTACTGGCGTATATTTAGTAACTAAAAAAACTTAA
- a CDS encoding acyl-CoA thioesterase: MYTKKFEIRWSDIDANRHLANSAYTNFMSHTRMAFLLEHGFSSQDMAKFNLGPVVFYEHMYYFKEAFLGQPITVGLEVSGISDDGKFFKFEHNFYNDKGEHLAHCEMLGGWIDLKVRKLTGLPDQLMVLANAFPKTEDFKVLTKADTRVFNKVPKPLKTKAN, encoded by the coding sequence ATGTACACTAAAAAATTTGAAATTCGTTGGAGTGATATTGATGCTAATCGCCATCTCGCAAATTCTGCATATACTAATTTTATGAGTCATACACGAATGGCTTTCTTATTGGAACACGGATTTTCGTCTCAAGACATGGCTAAATTTAATCTGGGGCCGGTTGTGTTTTATGAGCATATGTATTATTTTAAAGAAGCATTTTTAGGACAACCTATTACAGTTGGACTAGAAGTCTCTGGAATTAGTGATGACGGAAAATTTTTTAAATTTGAACATAATTTTTATAATGACAAAGGTGAACACCTTGCACATTGTGAAATGCTAGGTGGTTGGATAGATTTAAAAGTGAGAAAACTAACAGGCTTACCAGACCAATTAATGGTATTGGCTAATGCATTTCCTAAAACAGAAGACTTTAAAGTATTAACTAAAGCTGATACTAGAGTTTTTAATAAAGTGCCTAAACCTTTAAAAACAAAGGCAAATTAA
- a CDS encoding YicC/YloC family endoribonuclease: MIYSMTGYGKSVIQLPTKKISIEIKSLNSKNLDLNTRMPSFYREKELNLRKLIADKLVRGKIDFSIFVEITGEETSTQINKPVVKEYIKQLQDIVDGDQTELLKMAVRFPDAVSTERQDIDENEWKIILTEIHTALDHITEYRLDEGKVLETDFKDRIATLESLLDQVIAIDPERIIAVRERLRKGVEELKEKVDENRFEQELVYYIEKYDITEEKVRLKNHLEYFITSLNSKDSNGKKLGFIGQELGREINTIGSKSNYAPMQKLVVQMKDELEKIKEQLLNVL, from the coding sequence ATGATATATTCAATGACAGGTTACGGTAAATCTGTAATACAATTGCCTACCAAAAAAATTTCTATAGAAATTAAATCGCTTAATAGCAAAAACTTAGATCTTAATACAAGAATGCCATCATTCTACAGAGAAAAGGAATTGAATTTACGTAAACTCATTGCAGATAAACTGGTACGCGGAAAGATAGATTTCTCTATTTTTGTTGAAATTACTGGTGAAGAAACTTCTACACAAATTAACAAGCCTGTTGTAAAAGAATATATAAAACAACTTCAAGATATAGTTGACGGCGACCAAACTGAATTACTTAAAATGGCTGTACGTTTTCCTGATGCGGTAAGTACAGAACGTCAGGATATTGATGAAAATGAATGGAAAATCATTTTAACAGAAATACATACTGCTTTAGACCACATTACAGAATACCGTTTAGACGAAGGAAAAGTATTAGAAACAGATTTTAAAGACCGCATAGCAACATTAGAATCTCTTTTAGACCAAGTAATTGCTATAGACCCAGAACGTATAATTGCTGTAAGAGAGCGTTTACGTAAAGGCGTTGAAGAATTAAAAGAAAAGGTAGACGAGAATAGATTTGAACAAGAATTAGTATATTATATTGAAAAATATGATATCACAGAAGAAAAAGTACGTTTAAAAAACCACTTAGAATATTTTATAACATCTTTAAATTCTAAAGATTCTAACGGAAAAAAATTAGGTTTTATTGGCCAAGAATTAGGTCGTGAAATAAACACTATTGGCTCTAAAAGTAATTATGCACCAATGCAGAAATTAGTTGTGCAAATGAAAGACGAATTAGAAAAAATTAAAGAACAACTTTTAAACGTTTTATAA
- a CDS encoding DUF3298 and DUF4163 domain-containing protein, whose translation MCPKTQSFYILYCLFILASCTQKKELTFSEQHITTPNNTIVDINIPKANGNNNVALHINESLNQFVATALEFNEMDETSITIEEHINRFNTEYKNFKSQFPDSSQEWEAQIDGEVIYNSPEVISISLTTYSNTGGAHGILVITFLNFNAQTGALLTTSKLFRNKEEFTTFASPYFKDEIAEREDMYLEPDNFILPQNIGYSPDGLILLYNTYEIAPYATGITEFVIPYNEANSYLNIQGI comes from the coding sequence ATGTGCCCTAAAACACAATCATTTTATATCCTTTATTGTCTTTTTATTTTAGCGTCTTGTACCCAAAAAAAAGAACTTACTTTTTCAGAACAACATATAACTACACCTAATAATACAATTGTAGACATTAACATTCCTAAAGCTAATGGTAATAATAATGTCGCTCTTCATATTAATGAAAGTCTAAATCAATTTGTTGCAACTGCGCTTGAATTTAATGAAATGGATGAGACTTCAATTACAATAGAAGAACACATCAATCGTTTTAATACAGAATATAAAAATTTTAAAAGTCAATTTCCCGATAGTTCACAAGAATGGGAAGCTCAAATAGACGGAGAGGTGATCTATAATTCTCCTGAAGTAATTAGTATCTCTCTAACTACTTACTCTAATACAGGTGGTGCTCACGGTATTTTAGTTATTACCTTTTTAAATTTCAACGCACAAACTGGAGCACTTTTAACAACAAGTAAACTCTTTAGAAATAAAGAAGAATTTACAACCTTTGCTAGTCCGTACTTTAAAGATGAAATTGCTGAGAGAGAAGATATGTACTTGGAACCAGACAATTTTATTTTACCACAAAACATAGGTTATAGTCCTGATGGTCTAATTTTGTTATATAATACATATGAAATTGCACCATATGCTACAGGAATTACAGAATTTGTTATCCCTTATAATGAAGCAAATTCTTATTTAAACATTCAAGGCATTTAA
- a CDS encoding arsenate reductase family protein: protein MNKIYYLKTCNTCMRIIKELNLPGDVVLQDIKETPITVKQLEDMHKLSQSYEALFSKRAKLYKEMDLKNQSLEEIDYKNYILEHYTFLSRPVLIYNNKIFIGNSKKNVAAAKAAIHE, encoded by the coding sequence ATGAATAAAATCTATTATTTAAAAACTTGCAACACGTGCATGCGTATTATTAAGGAGTTAAACCTTCCTGGAGATGTCGTACTTCAAGACATTAAAGAAACACCTATTACAGTTAAACAGCTTGAAGATATGCACAAATTATCCCAGAGCTATGAAGCGTTATTTAGTAAACGTGCAAAATTGTACAAAGAGATGGATTTAAAAAACCAATCTCTTGAAGAAATTGATTACAAAAATTATATACTCGAACATTATACCTTTTTAAGTCGCCCAGTTTTAATCTATAATAATAAAATATTTATAGGAAATAGTAAAAAAAATGTAGCAGCCGCTAAAGCAGCAATACATGAATAA